One genomic segment of Panicum virgatum strain AP13 chromosome 2N, P.virgatum_v5, whole genome shotgun sequence includes these proteins:
- the LOC120662497 gene encoding uncharacterized protein LOC120662497, whose amino-acid sequence MGYDMTSLVPPDQAFYGIIPGAGSTPVGRATLPVTFGTRDNYRTEYINFEVAEFETSYDAILGRTSLAKFMAIPNHTYLLLKMPAPKGVLSVYGDLQTSYACEAKNIELSDTLERSRNSVLVA is encoded by the coding sequence ATGGGCTACGACATGACCTCCCTGGTCCCACCCGACcaggccttctacggcatcatccccGGAGCCGGGTCGACCCCGGTTGGCCGGGCCACCTTGCCGGTCACCTTCGGCACCCGTGACAACTACCGCACCGAGTACATCAACTTCGAGGTCGCCGAGTTCGAGACCTCCTACGACGCCATCCTGGGAAGAACCTCactcgccaagttcatggcgatccccaaccACACATATCTTCTCTTGAAGATGCCAGCTCCAAAGGGGGTCCTCTCGGTCTACGGAGATCTGCAGACCTCCTACGCGTGCGAGGCCAAGAACATTGAGCTCTCCGACACCCTGGAACGATCCAGGAACTCGGTTCTTGTTGCCTAG